TGGAAAAGCATCACATAAAAAATCTAAACTAGAGCCACTGGAAGTCACAAAACCTGTTTATAGAGATGAGTTAACCAAAAAACAAAGGCTAAGGAAGGCAGTGAAGAAAACTGTCCGTTTTGCGGAATCAGAACCTACCATTTTGGGAGAAGATAGTGAGAAGACAAGGTGTGTTAGTGGCAATGAAGTGGGAGGAAAAGAAGGGATAAGAGTGAGGATCAAATTGACAAAAGAAGAAGCTGCACGGTTGCTATCAAAATGCAACAATGGAGGAATTCTCGAATTCGAGGATGTTGCTCGTGAGCTTGTGTTGATCCCTGTTAACCGAGTTAgcattgtgtccgatggcacaatCAATTTGTAGTAGTACTGGGAAGCTATTTCAAGCTTCTTCATTTGGATGATTGCAATCCTTCTCTT
This genomic interval from Glycine max cultivar Williams 82 chromosome 5, Glycine_max_v4.0, whole genome shotgun sequence contains the following:
- the LOC102662341 gene encoding uncharacterized protein; amino-acid sequence: MIRTIFACLNGKASHKKSKLEPLEVTKPVYRDELTKKQRLRKAVKKTVRFAESEPTILGEDSEKTRCVSGNEVGGKEGIRVRIKLTKEEAARLLSKCNNGGILEFEDVARELVLIPVNRVSIVSDGTINL